The Pan paniscus chromosome 12, NHGRI_mPanPan1-v2.0_pri, whole genome shotgun sequence genome window below encodes:
- the CGREF1 gene encoding cell growth regulator with EF hand domain protein 1 isoform X2: MLPLMMTVLILLLLPTGQAAPKDGVTRPDSEVQHQLLPNPFQPGQEQLGLLQSYLKGLGRTEVQLEHLSREQVLLYLFALHDYDQSGQLDGLELLSMLTAALAPGVANSPTTNPGNLDARLDGGEKAMQPQW; the protein is encoded by the exons ATGTTACCTTTGATGATGACAGTGTTAATCCTGCTGCTGCTCCCCACGGGTCAGGCTGCCCCAAAGGATGGAGTCACAAG gcCAGACTCTGAAGTGCAGCATCAGCTCCTGCCCAACCCCTTCCAGCCAGGCCAGGAGCAGCTCGG ACTTCTGCAGAGCTACCTAAAGGGACTAGGAAGGACAGAAGTGCAGCTGGAGCATCTGAGCCGGGAGCAGG TTCTCCTCTACCTCTTTGCCCTCCATGACTATGACCAGAGTGGACAGCTGGATGGCCTGGAGCTGCTGTCCATGTTGACAGCTGCTCTGGCCCCTGGAGTTGCCAACTCTCCTACCACCAACCCG GGCAACCTGGACGCCAGGCTGGATGGAGGGGAGAAGGCGATGCAGCCGCAATGGTAG
- the CGREF1 gene encoding cell growth regulator with EF hand domain protein 1 isoform X1 has translation MLPLMMTVLILLLLPTGQAAPKDGVTRPDSEVQHQLLPNPFQPGQEQLGLLQSYLKGLGRTEVQLEHLSREQVLLYLFALHDYDQSGQLDGLELLSMLTAALAPGVANSPTTNPVILIVDKVLETQDLNGDGLMTPAELINFPGVAPRHLEPGEPLAPSPQEPQAVGRQSLLAKSPLRQETQEAPGPREEAKGQVEARRESLDPVQEPGGQAEADGDVPGPRGEAEGQAEAKGDAPGPRGEAGVQAEAEGDAPGPRGEAGGQAEAEGDAPGPRGEAGGQAEARENGEEAKELPGETLESKNTQNEFEVHMVQVENDEI, from the exons ATGTTACCTTTGATGATGACAGTGTTAATCCTGCTGCTGCTCCCCACGGGTCAGGCTGCCCCAAAGGATGGAGTCACAAG gcCAGACTCTGAAGTGCAGCATCAGCTCCTGCCCAACCCCTTCCAGCCAGGCCAGGAGCAGCTCGG ACTTCTGCAGAGCTACCTAAAGGGACTAGGAAGGACAGAAGTGCAGCTGGAGCATCTGAGCCGGGAGCAGG TTCTCCTCTACCTCTTTGCCCTCCATGACTATGACCAGAGTGGACAGCTGGATGGCCTGGAGCTGCTGTCCATGTTGACAGCTGCTCTGGCCCCTGGAGTTGCCAACTCTCCTACCACCAACCCG GTGATCTTGATAGTGGACAAAGTGCTCGAGACCCAGGACCTGAATGGGGATGGGCTCATGACCCCTGCTGAGCTCATCAACTTCCCGGGAGTAGCCCCCAGGCACTTGGAGCCCGGAGAGCCCCTTGCTCCATCTCCTCAGGAGCCACAAGCTGTTGGAAGGCAGTCCCTATTAGCTAAAAGCCCATTAAGACAAGAAACACAGGAAGCCCCGGGTCCCAGAGAAGAAGCAAAGGGCCAGGTAGAGGCCAGAAGGGAGTCTTTGGATCCTGTCCAGGAGCCTgggggccaggcagaggctgatGGAGATGTTCCAGGGCCCAGAGGGGAAGCTGAGGGCCAGGCAGAGGCTAAAGGAGATGCCCCTGGGCCCAGAGGGGAAGCTGGGGTCCAGGCAGAGGCTGAAGGAGATGCCCCCGGGCCCAGAGGGGAAGCTgggggccaggcagaggctgaaggAGATGCCCCCGGGCCCAGAGGGGAAGCTGGGGgccaggcagaggccagggagAATGGAGAGGAGGCCAAGGAACTTCCAGGGGAAACACTGGAGTCTAAGAACACCCAAAATGAGTTTGAGGTGCACATGGTTCAAGTGGAGAATGATGAGATCTAG
- the CGREF1 gene encoding cell growth regulator with EF hand domain protein 1 isoform X3 encodes MESQGQTLKCSISSCPTPSSQARSSSVLLYLFALHDYDQSGQLDGLELLSMLTAALAPGVANSPTTNPVILIVDKVLETQDLNGDGLMTPAELINFPGVAPRHLEPGEPLAPSPQEPQAVGRQSLLAKSPLRQETQEAPGPREEAKGQVEARRESLDPVQEPGGQAEADGDVPGPRGEAEGQAEAKGDAPGPRGEAGVQAEAEGDAPGPRGEAGGQAEAEGDAPGPRGEAGGQAEARENGEEAKELPGETLESKNTQNEFEVHMVQVENDEI; translated from the exons ATGGAGTCACAAG gcCAGACTCTGAAGTGCAGCATCAGCTCCTGCCCAACCCCTTCCAGCCAGGCCAGGAGCAGCTCGG TTCTCCTCTACCTCTTTGCCCTCCATGACTATGACCAGAGTGGACAGCTGGATGGCCTGGAGCTGCTGTCCATGTTGACAGCTGCTCTGGCCCCTGGAGTTGCCAACTCTCCTACCACCAACCCG GTGATCTTGATAGTGGACAAAGTGCTCGAGACCCAGGACCTGAATGGGGATGGGCTCATGACCCCTGCTGAGCTCATCAACTTCCCGGGAGTAGCCCCCAGGCACTTGGAGCCCGGAGAGCCCCTTGCTCCATCTCCTCAGGAGCCACAAGCTGTTGGAAGGCAGTCCCTATTAGCTAAAAGCCCATTAAGACAAGAAACACAGGAAGCCCCGGGTCCCAGAGAAGAAGCAAAGGGCCAGGTAGAGGCCAGAAGGGAGTCTTTGGATCCTGTCCAGGAGCCTgggggccaggcagaggctgatGGAGATGTTCCAGGGCCCAGAGGGGAAGCTGAGGGCCAGGCAGAGGCTAAAGGAGATGCCCCTGGGCCCAGAGGGGAAGCTGGGGTCCAGGCAGAGGCTGAAGGAGATGCCCCCGGGCCCAGAGGGGAAGCTgggggccaggcagaggctgaaggAGATGCCCCCGGGCCCAGAGGGGAAGCTGGGGgccaggcagaggccagggagAATGGAGAGGAGGCCAAGGAACTTCCAGGGGAAACACTGGAGTCTAAGAACACCCAAAATGAGTTTGAGGTGCACATGGTTCAAGTGGAGAATGATGAGATCTAG
- the KHK gene encoding ketohexokinase isoform X2, giving the protein MEEKQILCVGLVVLDVISLVDKYPKEDSEIRCLSQRWQRGGNASNSCTVLSLLGAPCAFMGSMAPGHVADFVLDDLRRYSVDLRYTVFQTTGSVPIATVIINEASGSRTILYYDRSLPDVSATDFEKVDLTQFKWIHIEGRNASEQVKMLQRIDAHNTRQPPEQKIRVSVEVEKPREELFQLFGYGDVVFVSKDVAKHLGFQSAEEALRGLYGRVRKGAVLVCAWAEEGADALGPDGKLLHSDAFPPPRVVDTLGAGDTFNASVIFSLSQGRSMQEALRFGCQVAGKKCGLQGFDGIV; this is encoded by the exons ATGGAAGAGAAGCAGATCCTGTGCGTGGGGCTAGTGGTGCTGGACGTCATCAGCCTGGTGGACAAGTACCCTAAGGAGGACTCGGAGATAAG GTGTTTGTCCCAGAGATGGCAGCGCGGAGGCAACGCGTCCAACTCCTGCACCGTTCTCTCCCTGCTCGGAGCCCCCTGTGCCTTCATGGGCTCAATGGCTCCTGGCCATGTTGCTGA TTTTGTCCTGGATGACCTCCGCCGCTATTCTGTGGACCTACGCTAcacagtctttcagaccacaggcTCCGTCCCCATCGCCACGGTCATCATCAACGAGGCCAGTGGTAGCCGCACCATCCTATACTATGACAG GAGCCTGCCAGATGTGTCTGCTACGGACTTTGAGAAGGTTGATCTGACCCAGTTCAAGTGGATCCACATTGAG GGCCGGAACGCATCGGAGCAGGTGAAGATGCTGCAGCGGATAGACGCACACAACACCAGGCAGCCTCCAGAGCAGAAGATCCGGGTGTCCGTGGAGGTGGAGAAGCCACGAGAGGAGCTCTTCCAGCTGTTTGGCTACGGAGACGTG GTGTTTGTCAGCAAAGATGTGGCCAAGCACTTGGGGTTCCAGTCAGCAGAGGAAGCCTTGAGGGGCTTGTATGGTCGTGTGAGGAAAGG GGCTGTGCTTGTCTGTGCCTGGGCTGAGGAGGGTGCCGACGCCCTGGGCCCTGATGGCAAATTGCTCCACTCGGATGCTTTCCCGCCACCCCGCGTGGTGGATACACTGGGAGCTGGAGACACCTTCAATGCCTCTGTCATCTTCAGCCTCTCCCAGG GGAGGAGCATGCAGGAAGCACTGAGATTCGGGTGCCAGGTGGCCGGCAAGAAGTGTGGCCTGCAGGGCTTTGATGGCATCGTGTGA
- the KHK gene encoding ketohexokinase isoform X4, producing the protein MEEKQILCVGLVVLDVISLVDKYPKEDSEIRCLSQRWQRGGNASNSCTVLSLLGAPCAFMGSMAPGHVAESLPDVSATDFEKVDLTQFKWIHIEGRNASEQVKMLQRIDAHNTRQPPEQKIRVSVEVEKPREELFQLFGYGDVVFVSKDVAKHLGFQSAEEALRGLYGRVRKGAVLVCAWAEEGADALGPDGKLLHSDAFPPPRVVDTLGAGDTFNASVIFSLSQGRSMQEALRFGCQVAGKKCGLQGFDGIV; encoded by the exons ATGGAAGAGAAGCAGATCCTGTGCGTGGGGCTAGTGGTGCTGGACGTCATCAGCCTGGTGGACAAGTACCCTAAGGAGGACTCGGAGATAAG GTGTTTGTCCCAGAGATGGCAGCGCGGAGGCAACGCGTCCAACTCCTGCACCGTTCTCTCCCTGCTCGGAGCCCCCTGTGCCTTCATGGGCTCAATGGCTCCTGGCCATGTTGCTGA GAGCCTGCCAGATGTGTCTGCTACGGACTTTGAGAAGGTTGATCTGACCCAGTTCAAGTGGATCCACATTGAG GGCCGGAACGCATCGGAGCAGGTGAAGATGCTGCAGCGGATAGACGCACACAACACCAGGCAGCCTCCAGAGCAGAAGATCCGGGTGTCCGTGGAGGTGGAGAAGCCACGAGAGGAGCTCTTCCAGCTGTTTGGCTACGGAGACGTG GTGTTTGTCAGCAAAGATGTGGCCAAGCACTTGGGGTTCCAGTCAGCAGAGGAAGCCTTGAGGGGCTTGTATGGTCGTGTGAGGAAAGG GGCTGTGCTTGTCTGTGCCTGGGCTGAGGAGGGTGCCGACGCCCTGGGCCCTGATGGCAAATTGCTCCACTCGGATGCTTTCCCGCCACCCCGCGTGGTGGATACACTGGGAGCTGGAGACACCTTCAATGCCTCTGTCATCTTCAGCCTCTCCCAGG GGAGGAGCATGCAGGAAGCACTGAGATTCGGGTGCCAGGTGGCCGGCAAGAAGTGTGGCCTGCAGGGCTTTGATGGCATCGTGTGA
- the KHK gene encoding ketohexokinase isoform X5, translating into MEEKQILCVGLVVLDVISLVDKYPKEDSEIRSLPDVSATDFEKVDLTQFKWIHIEGRNASEQVKMLQRIDAHNTRQPPEQKIRVSVEVEKPREELFQLFGYGDVVGAPFSLSLPLPANLVLKGSQNPFILPTTIGIVVPGLVVFEDGGWGLKQRSRPLALGSSAGLSSEQGVECLHPRWMHRCKNAQRAWVGLKQPQGKPVWKHLLSGAPQSFPLQNEGTQLFSEVSSNSGVSGRLWGLLG; encoded by the exons ATGGAAGAGAAGCAGATCCTGTGCGTGGGGCTAGTGGTGCTGGACGTCATCAGCCTGGTGGACAAGTACCCTAAGGAGGACTCGGAGATAAG GAGCCTGCCAGATGTGTCTGCTACGGACTTTGAGAAGGTTGATCTGACCCAGTTCAAGTGGATCCACATTGAG GGCCGGAACGCATCGGAGCAGGTGAAGATGCTGCAGCGGATAGACGCACACAACACCAGGCAGCCTCCAGAGCAGAAGATCCGGGTGTCCGTGGAGGTGGAGAAGCCACGAGAGGAGCTCTTCCAGCTGTTTGGCTACGGAGACGTGGTGGGTGCCCCATTCAGCCTCTCTTTGCCACTTCCAGCTAATTTGGTTCTTAAAGGGAGCCAGAATCCTTTTATCCTGCCTACCACAATTGGAATAGTGGTTCCTGGTTTGGTGGTGTTTGAAGATGGGGGATGGGGGTTAAAGCAAAGAAGTAGACCCCTAGCCTTGGGCTCCAGTGCAGGCCTCAGCAGTGAGCAAGGAGTAGAATGTCTCCACCCCAGGTGGATGCATAGGTGTAAGAATGCCCAGAGGGCTTGGGTAGGGCTTAAACAGCCACAGGGCAAGCCTGTGTGGAAGCATCTCCTCTCTGGGGCTCCCCAGTCTTTTCCTCTGCAGAATGAGGGCACACAACTGTTCTCTGAGGTTTCTTCCAACTCAGGGGTGTCTGGCAGGTTGTGGGGGCTGCTGGGGTGa
- the KHK gene encoding ketohexokinase isoform X3 — translation MEEKQILCVGLVVLDVISLVDKYPKEDSEIRCLSQRWQRGGNASNSCTVLSLLGAPCAFMGSMAPGHVAESLPDVSATDFEKVDLTQFKWIHIEGRNASEQVKMLQRIDAHNTRQPPEQKIRVSVEVEKPREELFQLFGYGDVVGAPFSLSLPLPANLVLKGSQNPFILPTTIGIVVPGLVVFEDGGWGLKQRSRPLALGSSAGLSSEQGVECLHPRWMHRCKNAQRAWVGLKQPQGKPVWKHLLSGAPQSFPLQNEGTQLFSEVSSNSGVSGRLWGLLG, via the exons ATGGAAGAGAAGCAGATCCTGTGCGTGGGGCTAGTGGTGCTGGACGTCATCAGCCTGGTGGACAAGTACCCTAAGGAGGACTCGGAGATAAG GTGTTTGTCCCAGAGATGGCAGCGCGGAGGCAACGCGTCCAACTCCTGCACCGTTCTCTCCCTGCTCGGAGCCCCCTGTGCCTTCATGGGCTCAATGGCTCCTGGCCATGTTGCTGA GAGCCTGCCAGATGTGTCTGCTACGGACTTTGAGAAGGTTGATCTGACCCAGTTCAAGTGGATCCACATTGAG GGCCGGAACGCATCGGAGCAGGTGAAGATGCTGCAGCGGATAGACGCACACAACACCAGGCAGCCTCCAGAGCAGAAGATCCGGGTGTCCGTGGAGGTGGAGAAGCCACGAGAGGAGCTCTTCCAGCTGTTTGGCTACGGAGACGTGGTGGGTGCCCCATTCAGCCTCTCTTTGCCACTTCCAGCTAATTTGGTTCTTAAAGGGAGCCAGAATCCTTTTATCCTGCCTACCACAATTGGAATAGTGGTTCCTGGTTTGGTGGTGTTTGAAGATGGGGGATGGGGGTTAAAGCAAAGAAGTAGACCCCTAGCCTTGGGCTCCAGTGCAGGCCTCAGCAGTGAGCAAGGAGTAGAATGTCTCCACCCCAGGTGGATGCATAGGTGTAAGAATGCCCAGAGGGCTTGGGTAGGGCTTAAACAGCCACAGGGCAAGCCTGTGTGGAAGCATCTCCTCTCTGGGGCTCCCCAGTCTTTTCCTCTGCAGAATGAGGGCACACAACTGTTCTCTGAGGTTTCTTCCAACTCAGGGGTGTCTGGCAGGTTGTGGGGGCTGCTGGGGTGa
- the KHK gene encoding ketohexokinase isoform X1 → MEEKQILCVGLVVLDVISLVDKYPKEDSEIRCLSQRWQRGGNASNSCTVLSLLGAPCAFMGSMAPGHVADFVLDDLRRYSVDLRYTVFQTTGSVPIATVIINEASGSRTILYYDRSLPDVSATDFEKVDLTQFKWIHIEGRNASEQVKMLQRIDAHNTRQPPEQKIRVSVEVEKPREELFQLFGYGDVVGAPFSLSLPLPANLVLKGSQNPFILPTTIGIVVPGLVVFEDGGWGLKQRSRPLALGSSAGLSSEQGVECLHPRWMHRCKNAQRAWVGLKQPQGKPVWKHLLSGAPQSFPLQNEGTQLFSEVSSNSGVSGRLWGLLG, encoded by the exons ATGGAAGAGAAGCAGATCCTGTGCGTGGGGCTAGTGGTGCTGGACGTCATCAGCCTGGTGGACAAGTACCCTAAGGAGGACTCGGAGATAAG GTGTTTGTCCCAGAGATGGCAGCGCGGAGGCAACGCGTCCAACTCCTGCACCGTTCTCTCCCTGCTCGGAGCCCCCTGTGCCTTCATGGGCTCAATGGCTCCTGGCCATGTTGCTGA TTTTGTCCTGGATGACCTCCGCCGCTATTCTGTGGACCTACGCTAcacagtctttcagaccacaggcTCCGTCCCCATCGCCACGGTCATCATCAACGAGGCCAGTGGTAGCCGCACCATCCTATACTATGACAG GAGCCTGCCAGATGTGTCTGCTACGGACTTTGAGAAGGTTGATCTGACCCAGTTCAAGTGGATCCACATTGAG GGCCGGAACGCATCGGAGCAGGTGAAGATGCTGCAGCGGATAGACGCACACAACACCAGGCAGCCTCCAGAGCAGAAGATCCGGGTGTCCGTGGAGGTGGAGAAGCCACGAGAGGAGCTCTTCCAGCTGTTTGGCTACGGAGACGTGGTGGGTGCCCCATTCAGCCTCTCTTTGCCACTTCCAGCTAATTTGGTTCTTAAAGGGAGCCAGAATCCTTTTATCCTGCCTACCACAATTGGAATAGTGGTTCCTGGTTTGGTGGTGTTTGAAGATGGGGGATGGGGGTTAAAGCAAAGAAGTAGACCCCTAGCCTTGGGCTCCAGTGCAGGCCTCAGCAGTGAGCAAGGAGTAGAATGTCTCCACCCCAGGTGGATGCATAGGTGTAAGAATGCCCAGAGGGCTTGGGTAGGGCTTAAACAGCCACAGGGCAAGCCTGTGTGGAAGCATCTCCTCTCTGGGGCTCCCCAGTCTTTTCCTCTGCAGAATGAGGGCACACAACTGTTCTCTGAGGTTTCTTCCAACTCAGGGGTGTCTGGCAGGTTGTGGGGGCTGCTGGGGTGa